From Gossypium raimondii isolate GPD5lz chromosome 11, ASM2569854v1, whole genome shotgun sequence:
ACATGCaccaaattttgagatttatcgaGCATTAAAATTCCCCTGATTAACCTCATGATGAATGCTCGAGCGTATTGTTCTATGACCTCCTCCATTGGGTCTTAAAGAAGCTTTTCGAAATTATCCTCTAACCAGTTAATCGATATTCGACCACTGTCAAACCTGTTCGGGACCTTCCCCAACATTACTTTATAGAGGTCCACTTTACTGAGAACGACCACGGATCCTGTGAGAACTGGCCCATCCACTGGTAGACTGAGTTGTAACGCTACGTCCtcgagtgtgattgtacactTGCCGTATAGAAGGTGGAAAGTGTGTGTTTCGAgcctccatctttccaccagCGCGCTGATTAGTGTAGGATCGAGTTTGCAGC
This genomic window contains:
- the LOC105804095 gene encoding protein MAIN-LIKE 2-like, yielding MAISLIRFDDKHISVSQAAMEDDRVLEGFIHNMGKPPIPQIRSYLQKAGFLHTSHMVRGCKLDPTLISALVERWRLETHTFHLLYGKCTITLEDVALQLSLPVDGPVLTGSVVVLSKVDLYKVMLGKVPNRFDSGRISINWLEDNFEKLL